From the Montipora capricornis isolate CH-2021 chromosome 2, ASM3666992v2, whole genome shotgun sequence genome, one window contains:
- the LOC138038852 gene encoding uncharacterized protein, with amino-acid sequence MSDYDYQELVHITDTIAMKVKAFNQKPTKEQDSPTRPTQAEVLKVLSPGSETTYRTYTPKRKRAFERGLLAGMKSRRSENSTQSTGPSLQEDIATPSVEGPRKEGARARKSLFAPPVDDALDSRQEAPITIPEPVPGTVGVFPRTDVYIKEPGKKKRGKGKTGSSRSKCKTCGQESPSGKKARVY; translated from the exons ATGTCTGATTATGATTATCAAGAACTTGTACATATAACCGATACAATCGCTATGAAAGTCAAAG CATTCAACCAGAAACCTACAAAGGAACAAGATAGCCCTACAAGGCCAACCCAAGCAGAGGTTTTGAAG GTTTTGTCACCAGGAAGCGAGACAACCTACCGAACCTACACACCGAAAAGGAAAAGGGCCTTTGAAAGG GGTCTGCTTGCAGGAATGAAATCAAGACGATCAGAGAACTCTACACAAAGTACAG GGCCATCACTGCAGGAAGACATAGCAACCCCATCAGTTGAGGGCCCCAGAAAAGAAG GTGCAAGAGCAAGAAAATCGCTATTTGCTCCACCTGTTGATGACGCATTGGACAGTAGACAAG AAGCTCCTATCACAATTCCAGAACCAGTGCCAGGGACTGTTGGTGTCTTCCCAAGAACAGACG TTTATATCAAGGAACCAGGTAAGAAGAAAAgaggaaaagggaaaacaggATCCAGCAGATCTAAATGTAAAACATGTGGCCAGGAAAGCCCTTCTGGGAAGAAAGCCAGGGTGTACTGA